DNA sequence from the Excalfactoria chinensis isolate bCotChi1 chromosome 2, bCotChi1.hap2, whole genome shotgun sequence genome:
CTGACTCCCTCCGTGTCTCTCTGTAGGGTCGCACAGCTGCCTATCGAAGGCCTGGGAAAATCCACTGTGAGAGCTGTGCTTTGTCACTTACTCCTTGAGCTTGAAGCAAAATAtcatcttaatttttatttttttttcttagtttttgtTAATTGAGTGATGTGCAGATGGTTAAAGCAGCATGGTGAGATATTTATCCAAGAGGATTCAGTGGCAGTAATTATGGTCACTGAGAGGGGTGGGTTTGTGACTGAAAGTTATGAGGTTGTGAAGGCAATGGATAAGGGGGAGCTGGCACCAAATtcagcaggaggagaaaaggagcgCTTGATGAATTAAGTAGATTAGTTTAAAGTAGATAAAGTACTGTAAAAATATGCAGTGAATTTTTGTAATCTGTTGCTACAAGAGGTTGTAGAAGCAAACATATTCCAATGAGAAGGATTAGACAATATACATCAGGTTCATAAATgtacaaaaaagacaaggtTGAGGTGTGCTTTGGAACATCCCTCAAGTAACAGCTCTGTCTGCTGGGGAAGTAGGAGAAGAACAGCACACAGTGGCCAGAGTAGCATTCTTCCTACAGAcctttcttgttgctgttgtccAGTCTGAATATGGCCTGGAGTCTAGAGGACTGTAGACTTGAACTAGTTGGACATTTCTTATCTCCCTAGCTTTAccttcagcattattttttaaggaCAGTGTTGTTACAGCTGAGAGGCCTGGAGGAATTGAGAGTTGCTGCACGTTTTCTTTCTTAACCTGTATTTCAGTGACCAACCAATGAGAGACGGGGTCTTTGTAAAGCTTGGTTTAGTCCTCAAAACATAGCAGGCACCTGTCAAAACAGAGATGCTAACATCCATTCAGTTAAGGAAGGTATGTGCTACAAATAAGCATCGAGGCAAACTCGGGTTTATAAGCATCTGGTCTCTAGCTCTCTGTGTAATCCTACAAGGCTGGTCTCCTGCCCTAGTTCTGAGGTATTTTTGGTGATAgtgattgctttatttttctccagttaaACAGAGACCAAAATACAGGAAGTGTTTTGAAATTGTGTGTTCCTGTGTGACTTTAAATTGGGTTTTTCTGTTATCTCAGACGTGGTCACTATTGGATAATGCAAAAGACCATCCAAACATCTTTCATCTAtggttaaaataaaacagtgtgtttatttgaaatagaaatatgtGAACCATGCAGTGGTAGAAACATTAATCTGTATTTTGTCCAGTGTATATAAAGTGGGGAATTGCAGTAGAATTCATACAGAATGGCTGCGTAGCTGTTTTCAGTCTGGTAGCAGAACTGTGTTATTTTAATACCTTCTATTAAAGGGACACAGTATGTGATGtttaaatcacatttctttAATTGCATCCTGTTAAACCAGGGTATACTGAAATAGGTGTCAAGTCTTAGGAACTCTGCATGTTATGGGAGTGAGCAGGAAGTGAGCAGCAAAACACAATGTGAGCTTCACTGGCCTTAACAAGCTTGAGGGTTATGGGGAGCTCTTATTCACAAATGGAGGCAAGGGTGCTTCCGCATCCATAGTGTACGGTTTCTAGGATCACAGCTGCATTTGGTAGCCATTTGCCGATAAGCTTTATATTAGCTTTATATAGTTTTGTGTTCAGTGAGAAGGATATATTGTGATACCTGTTTTTGGGGTGGAGCCAACtgcttgagggaaaaaaaaaacaaaccagaaaaagcATACACTAATAGTAGAAACATCTTAGTTGTGGTTGTAGAATACTATAATGATTGTTTGCAAATAAGTTAATGATTGTTTCCAGGGGTTATTGCATCAGTGCTGTGATCTATTGCCTAGGAAAGAAAAgctcaaggaaagaaaaggggaagaatcATTGAGGGAAGCAGGCAGAGAACTTGTAAGCAGACTATCAGGATCGAGTGTTTTCAGTTTATTATTTATCCAGCATGAGAAAATTTCCTCCCCGATGTTATGGTAGTGATTCTGTATGACCCAGTATCCTGGGTAGCATGTGCAGAATTACAGGCCCTTGTTGCAATCTGGGAAAAAGGGAATATGTGTAATATTTTAAAACGGCTGATACTGGTTCCTGGTTGCAGGCTTCATTGGCCCAAGGCATCCCTTCATAACCACATTCTTGCCTGCTGGAGACTCCTGCAGAACAGAACGGACAGGAAGCAAAGATGATCTCCTTCAAGCAACTGCCCCTTGAAGCAAAggctgcagtggctgcaggagtGGTTTTCTTCTCCATGATGTTATCACGGAGTTATCTGGCAGAACAACTGGAGCCCAGGATGCGGCATTGGCTTCTGAGGCTGCAGATGGCACTGTTTGCTAACATGCTGATGTTGATAGGATCTCTTCATGTTTGGAAAAGCACAGTCACCATGTTCTCCAGGTCTTCAGCTGCCAGCTCCTTCTTTTTTGTGCCGTGGAAAATAGCTGTGTTCATGTTTTTAGCTTTGGCTCACTCGAGTTTCTTTACGTTGCTGTTTCTTGTTGCAGAAGAGccctatttcttttctttagctgCCTACACTTGCCTGGGGGCCTATATTATTCTTATCTTCTTCCTGTTTGCTCTAGGCTCGGTAGAACAGGCTTACAGGTTCTTTGCTGGGAGAAGTGTTAAGGCAAACAGCAGTggtaaaagcagcagaacagcaatgAAGCCGGTTTTGGCAGTCATTCTGACTGCTGTACTGACTGTCATGGGGCTGCTAAATGCTTCCCAGCCTCCTACTGTGAATAGAGTGGAGATTCCAGTTCACAAGCTGCCCTCAACAATGAACAACTTAAAAGTGGTCTTGCTTTCAGATATCCATTTGGGCCCTACGGTTGGGAAGACCAAGCTTGCCATGATCGTGCGAATGGTTAAGGCTTTGAAACCAGATATCACAGTGATTGTTGGGGACCTAACTGACTCTGAGGCGGAGATCATAAGGCCTGCTGTTGAGCCTCTTGGAGAGCTTAATTCTCCTCTGGGAACATACTTTGTCACGGGAAACCATGAATACTACACATCAGATGTTAGCAACTGGTTTGAGCTGTTAAAATCTTTTAACATTCAGCCTCTCCATAATGAAAACGTGAAGATTGTTTCACCGGAAAGCACTGATGACTGGTTCTGCCTGGCTGGTGTTGATGATATTGAGGCAGATGTATTGCGCTACTCAGGGCATGGCATGGACTTAAAAAAAGCTCTCAGAGGTTGTAGCAGTGAGCATGCAATAGTGCTGTTAGCTCATCAGCCAATGGCTGCAAAGTGGGCCCTTCAGGAGAGAccagaaataaatttaattctCTCTGGTCATACTCATGGAGGGCAGATGTTCCCACTAAACGCTGGGGCTTATTTTCTGAATCCTTTCTTTGTTGGCTTGTACAAAGTTGGGCAGAACACCTTTGTCTACGTCAGCCCAGGGACAATGTACTTTGGAATACCCATGAGAttgggcagcagagctgaaataACAGAGATAATTCTACGTTCTCCTTGAGGAGTTTCCCATTTTATGGATTTTTGCCATCCTTTTTAGTCAGTATGTTGGCTTTTtcactctgaaagaaaatgcttcttcagGAAGGTGATAGAAATGTATTGGGATGGACTTGAGCAGGTTCTGTTAAGTCTGAGGAGAAAACGCTCTATCTTCGGCCTATGAAACAAATCAGAGGGTGTGTAAATATACTCAAGAAATTCCTTCTTGGAGTTCATTATTACTGATATTCTACATTTAAAGATAACACGGTCACAGAGATGATGCATGTTCTGTGCATGTTTATTGCGTGTCCTCCAGCTACTTCATGATTGTCTGCATTAGGCAGTTGCCTTATCCAATCTCAGACTGGTGAGATTGATCTTTTGCAGTGAAATTGCACATGCATGCTTTTGCAGGAGGGCCACAGAATGTCCTCTGAATATCTAAATTCCAGAAGTCTTACGCTAACAAAAGTTCTGGGAAAGGAATGGTTCTATTTTCACTTGATTGTCTTTATCCCACTTTAAAGCATGCTGAGGGTCTACCAGTCTGCGCTGCTCACCAATGCAGGGAGGTGCCAACATTATTTCCTGAAATTCAGGTTTTCTTCCACTTGAGAAATTGAGAGAGACTGATATTTAAGATGAAAGTAGCTGTCTTTCTGCAGGCATTTTCCTTAGAATAACCGGGCATTTAGTAATTactttctgaaagcagctgtaataaaagcaaatgaaaactaATCTCTTAATTggcatcatttatttttgctatctGAGCATTCGCTACTCCCTGTTGTAAAGCACAAAGTCAAAGCTGAAgtattcagtcttttttttttccctcctaattCAGTTTGtcggtttgtttgtttatactTAATTTaccttctgtgatttttcttctacGAGAGTATGGGAATGTTACTTAGAAAACATGCAGATAAGATTCAATGAGTTAAAGCTTGAACTTTGTGTAAGGTTTTAATATGTCAAGTTAAGTGCTGTCTTCCTTAAGAAGACTAAAGGCTTCTGCGGGTCATTTCTTTGATGTTTGCTTATCTGTGGCCTGGTTGTCTGATAAGCATATAGCAGAATAACCAGCTGCTACAGGATATTGAGCAATTTTCTCTCCACCTTTCCTAGATAAGCTTAACACAAACTAAAATCACTCTGAGGTATATTTGGGAAGTGTCACAGGCTTTGTAAACAAGAGGAGTTCTGGGTGAAATTTTGAAGTCTCACTTCATCCCTTGAGTCCTCCGAGATGGAGTTTCTAACTACTGAGCCATTTTtgtgtccccttctttcctataAAGGTCTTGCACTTTTACTTATAAGAATGTTGAGAAACACTGTTAAGGGCAGGCTAGCAGATGTATTGTGCACTGGAAGCTTGATGGAAAAGCTGGGAAGTCAGTCCTCTTTAGTCTGAAAGTAGAATGCCCAGCCTGCCAGGCTCTTCTACTTGTTGAATCAGATCATTCTGTTTCCCAGCACCTGTAACTGTAGTTTTCTTCTTAACACAACAATATCTGTTTAAGTTTGTAGAAGCTTTCACACGTATTTGATACCTCCCACCACCCATGCTCTGTTCTTTCAGGATTCTTTCCCATCAGTGACATTGTGAAATGGTCAGAAGTAGAGAGAATCTTGATAGCCTGTAACCCTCTGTCTGTTTATCTAAATGCCTTCATTTACAAGCTCAGCTGTGGATTCAGTAATGTAGGATGTTCCCTCTAGACCAGCAGTCCTGGTGTACAGGTTTTCACTTGAGTTACTGTGTTAAGAAGACTAATTTCTAGTTTCCTTAACAGGAGGCTTTTGTAGGACTGTCTTTAGGTGCTGTTATTTTCCCAATGAGTTGCTAGTCtgatttttactttgtttgCCCTGCTTTTTATTCCATTCCTCGTTCTGTCTAAATGCATGCAGAAACCTACCTGCCCTAGTCCTGCACTAGTCCTGCTGTCACCAAGGTGCACAGATAACtttagtgtgtgtgtgcgctCCTCTATGTATCCTCCCAGGAACAGATATTGGTCATATTATCATTTCATAAATGTATTGAGTTCTTTCACTATAGTTTAGTTCTTATCTGGTTTTCTTTAATTGCTTCTGAAAGCTTGGTTGCTTGATGATAAGTaccatttaaaatgtttctttctgtgccaAAAGCACTTCAAAGCCTACTCctattctttttgtctttttattttcagatacatATGAGAAGAATCCTAGATCAATTGTCTTTTTTGACAGCATCAGGATTTAACCCTTTCTGATATCTCTCACAGACAGAAATCCCTAATTGCCCTCAAAGGATTTCTCTATGCATGTTCCAGTTTGACTTGGGTGCGTGCGATTTCGACCTGTGTTCAGTATtcagatggggggaaaaaaaaccacgCAAACCCAAATCTTTGCtgcttattttgtatttttaaattcttttgtaatttttttggggtgtatgtgtgtgtgtggaatgTATTTGATTTGTAGAACTTAATTAAATGAATATGTATTTCATCCTAGAGAAGGCCAGTTCATTTGGGGCATTGGATGTGGGCAGAGTTAATCACTGCTGGAGCAGTACCAGAGTAATATTTATTACGGTATATAATCAGTGGAGAGAGGATTTGGAAATATGTAAATTGTTGTATAATAAATGCTTTGAATGTTGGAATTTAATAAAACTTTATTTACTTAGCAAGAAGGATGCCTTGATGACCATTTATTTCGTACCAGTATTTCTTGTAGCAGTTCACACTGAAGAGTTTTAACGCTCTAATTCTGTTTTTGCCAGCAAAAAACAACTGACTGTAAATGTGACTGTAGTTTTGGAAAATCTGATACCCTCGCTGCTAAATGAGGCATGGATGAAAGTGGTAAAAGTAAAGCCACTGTTACGTGTGCCCAGTGCCTGCTTTTATGGAGGTGTATGCGCTGAAGGACAAGGGGCAGAGAAAAGAACCGCTATAATGATAGAAAAAGAATAGAGTTGTTGGGTTTGgtctttgttttgggggggggctTTAGGGGGAAGGGTGTGTTGTGGTGGGTTGTCATGGTCAGGGAACAGCAGGAGTAGTTTGTGGTTCCGTTTTGATGCTTGCACTTGTGGGGTGGAGAAAAAGCCCTGGAAGGGCTGTTCTGGTTTTGAATGGTCTTGGTAAGAGATGCTAGAAGTAGTCATGTGTGGAGGGGTTCGCCAAAGATTTATATTTCATGTTAGTGCCTTTTCCAAATAAGGAGGAAAAGCCCCCACTGTTTTGTCAATTTGAATAATGGGAGATTCTAGAATCTGTTAAATGGCTGATAGATTGTAATGCCagaactgtgatttattttgttttcctaagtTGAGAGAAGTACACATTAGAAAACATGGGAAGAGCGCTAAGGTTACAAAAGTGAGTACTTGATTTAAGCAAGGACAAATGCTCTAGTTCCTCTGTCTTGCACATGAGTATGTCCTGAGTGTTTAAGATGCAGTCTTATATCATTGCCTCTGAGGGCTTGAATTCTTGTCCGGCTGTTATTGTGGTTTGGTATGAACAAGCTGGCATCCAAAACAGTTGGCAGTTAGTTTGCTTACCAAAGTGGGAGCTCCACCATTCTGTCTGCTATGGATGGACAGGGAACTCATTTCTTCTGTATATCCACAACCATGAGTATTGACCGAGTCAGAAGTTCGTGATAACTTGTTTTCATCATGAGCCCTACACTGTGCTGTAAGGAAGAGCTAGAGTCATGCGCTGACAATAAAGAAGTGTTGCACGATTATGAAAGGAAGTCTGATTATTGTGGACAATAAATGGGTTAAATCAGAGTAAGAACTCTGGAAGTATCCCCCCCTGCTCCCATCACATAATGAGTTGTGCGCATAAGTAAGTTGAATTACAGTTACGTTTGCAGCTTTAAATGGTAACTGGATCAGTGACTACTTTCATAATGaatactttattttcattgttttaagaAATCACTCTTTTGCTGATGGAGATGTCTGCACCCTGAAAATGGAGCTGTGTGAGCAGTACGTTCAGTGTGCAGTGTCTCAGCACAAGGTGTCTTTGCCATAGGCCCCTGTCATGGTTAGTCTGAGTAAGGGCATTAGAATCCTCTCTCATAGGGGAACAACAGCACCTTGGACCATCCTTCTTTACTTCCAGGACTCAGCTAGTTGTATTTGGAAGGTGAAACTAAAACCACTGTATATAGTTAAAAAATCAAATGTCGTCACCATGTGGAATGCTTTACAATCCCTTCAGTCTTCCAATTCTTATTGCCCTGCCAGCCTGGAACTatatgttttctgttgttatatGTGAAACAAACactgttcatttgtttgctgtttccaGAATGTTTTAGATTACTATGTGCATGTAAGATGATTTCTATGACTTCATCTCAGGTTTACAGTGAGGACTGTGACTTTACCACAGTTGCAACACAATGTAGTTATCTCCTCCCTGGAGTCTGTAGTCCTCCAATGTTTGTTGCGTTATCGCACTGAGTTGCTCCTTTTATAGGGTTAGGCAGGTTTACTCAGTAATTTCTTCCTCCCGTTTTTAGCACTGTGggtggtttcttttgtttgtttttactttgtaCTCTATCTGTACTCTTGTCCTTTTGGTCTGTGACACATTAAACTGACTCCCTTATTCTGTCTGGTTGCATTATGAATATGCTCTTGATTGGCAGTGTTGTCCAGCTATTGGTCAGGAGTCTTGATATTTGCACCCTTGCACTTACACCTGCATACTGAAAGTCACTTTTTCCGTTCCTTTCACTTCACTTTTTCTGTAGTTATACACATTTACAATGAAATTGTTCACCAggtaccaggaaaaaaaatggcttcaTAGGAAAGATCTTCAAAACTGTAGTCTGTTGGTCCCTACTTGCCTTTGGGCAGATTTCCTGTGATAGTGGATGGCTCTTGTGCAGTTGGGAGAGACCTGGAGTTGTATGGTGGTCTACACCTCTGTTGCCTTTCAGATTTCATCACTTTGGCTTCATGCAATCATGGATCAATTAAAAGTCAACCAagggatcaggcccagtcagcatCTGTTCATGAATGGTAGCTCCTGTTTGACAAAACCGATTTCATTCTATAACAAGGTGACCTGCTTAGCAGATGGAGGTAAGGCtattgatgtggtctacctggacttcagtaggcatttgacactgtcccccacaacatCTTCATGCAGAAGCTGACTGCCCACGGTTTGGATGGACTTACGCTCTGCTGGGTAAAACACTGGCTGAATGGCCAAttgaatggagttaaatccagttggaggccagtcacgagtggtgtccccTGGGGCTTGGTATGGGGGCCGCTTCTagttaacatctttattaatgattttgatgagggattgagtgcaccctcagtaagtttgtagatgacaccaaactgggAGAGGGTGTTCACCTGCCTGAGGGGTGGAAGGCACTACAGAGGAACCTCGATAGACcggattgatgggccaaggcaAACAGTATGAGGTTCAATAaagccaagtgtcaggtcctgcatttttgtcacaacaaccccagtcAACCCTACACGCTTGGGGAGGAggggctggaaagctgcctgattgAAAGGGACATTGGTGTACTcatggacagtcggctgaatgtgagccagcagtgtgcccaggtggacaagaaggccagtggcgtcctggcttgtatcaggaatggtgtggtgagcaggactagggaagtcatccagcctctgtacttggcattggtgaggcctcaccttgagtactgtgttcagttttgggcatctcagtacagaaaggacacggaggtgctggaacaggtccagagaagggcaatgagtTTGggaaggtcttggagaatgcaccctacgaggagagactgaaggaactggggctgtttagtctggggaagacTTGATGACCttgagggtcttttccaactgagCAATTCAATGATTTAGTCAGTTTGCTAATTGTTAAGCTCTGTTCTTAGTGTGAGGGTAGGCCAAGGTTCACCTGTTCTAGATTAAAACATGTCAGAGCCCTTCAAAAGGTTTTAATTTACGCTATTGAAAggtgtgttttatttataagtGGTGCATTGTCCAATGAAATATGAGCTATGTTGGCTTGACTTGGCATTTCTGATAGGCCCAGAACTAATGGATTAGCAGTTGTTAGCCTTAATTTTCACTTCATAAATCCCTACTGACCTTTcactgaaaggacagaaatagTACTGGAGACAGAACTGTAAAAGATATGTGTTAAAGGTGTAAGATTCAAGATGGTagtgtttataaaaatataaattaaaggTTCTTAAAGGCACAGGACCACACAGTTAATAAAAACCCGTCttcctgtcttcttttttttttgcaaattaCTTGAAATAAAGAAAGTACTGCTGTTGCTCCCAGTAGTTTGATTACTAATGAATTTAGGCTCTTGAGGGATAATCCCAGTAATCTTGAAATTAAGGCATTTGTCTCAAGAGTTGCAGATTCTACTGCTgaattttcctgcttcttttaaATTCACTGTTGGGTAAATGTTTTAGGTGTGCTTAGCTGGAAAAGTGTTGAAAGGAGGATTGTCTCTAGAAATGACTAATCTTCATTGGTTTACATCAATGCGTAAATCCTTTAGACTGATTTATCACAATTTCATATTTACAAGTACATAAGCTTTCAGTCTGCTCCTACCAGTGCCATGGAGCATTCAGGACatggtattttttccttcaaagttCCCAGCTGGCTTTTGTT
Encoded proteins:
- the TMPPE gene encoding transmembrane protein with metallophosphoesterase domain, with protein sequence MISFKQLPLEAKAAVAAGVVFFSMMLSRSYLAEQLEPRMRHWLLRLQMALFANMLMLIGSLHVWKSTVTMFSRSSAASSFFFVPWKIAVFMFLALAHSSFFTLLFLVAEEPYFFSLAAYTCLGAYIILIFFLFALGSVEQAYRFFAGRSVKANSSGKSSRTAMKPVLAVILTAVLTVMGLLNASQPPTVNRVEIPVHKLPSTMNNLKVVLLSDIHLGPTVGKTKLAMIVRMVKALKPDITVIVGDLTDSEAEIIRPAVEPLGELNSPLGTYFVTGNHEYYTSDVSNWFELLKSFNIQPLHNENVKIVSPESTDDWFCLAGVDDIEADVLRYSGHGMDLKKALRGCSSEHAIVLLAHQPMAAKWALQERPEINLILSGHTHGGQMFPLNAGAYFLNPFFVGLYKVGQNTFVYVSPGTMYFGIPMRLGSRAEITEIILRSP